A genomic stretch from Gorilla gorilla gorilla isolate KB3781 chromosome 20, NHGRI_mGorGor1-v2.1_pri, whole genome shotgun sequence includes:
- the LSM7 gene encoding U6 snRNA-associated Sm-like protein LSm7 translates to MADKEKKKKESILDLSKYIDKTIRVKFQGGREASGILKGFDPLLNLVLDGTIEYMRDPDDQYKLTEDTRQLGLVVCRGTSVVLICPQDGMEAIPNPFIQQQDA, encoded by the exons ATGGCG gataaggagaagaagaaaaaggagagcaTCTTGGACTTGTCCAAGTACATCGACAAGACGATCCGGGTAAAGTTCCAGGGAGGCCGCGAAG CCAGTGGAATCCTGAAGGGCTTCGACCCACTCCTCAACCTTGTGCTGGACGGCACCATTGAGTATATGCGAG ACCCTGACGACCAGTACAAGCTCACGGAGGACACCCGGCAGCTGGGCCTCGTGGTGTGCCGGGGCACATCCGTGGTGCTAATCTGCCCGCAGGACGGCATGGAGGCCATCCCCAACCCCTTCATCCAGCAGCAGGACGCCTAG